The Segatella hominis genome includes a region encoding these proteins:
- a CDS encoding PaaI family thioesterase produces MKKILNPYLNKEGYNCVCCAPNNPVGLHLEFWEEGEDILTIWNPGENYQGWINTLHGGIISMLMDEVAGWVINRKLQTTGVTMQLNVKYKKPVMTTDSQITVRGHIASQRRNIVTIHLTLENSKGEVCDEGEAVYFTFGPDKAREMGFDGCKIEGEE; encoded by the coding sequence ATGAAGAAGATATTAAATCCATATTTGAACAAGGAGGGTTACAACTGCGTTTGTTGTGCCCCCAACAATCCTGTAGGATTGCATCTTGAGTTTTGGGAAGAGGGTGAGGACATTCTTACCATCTGGAATCCCGGCGAGAATTACCAGGGCTGGATCAATACCCTGCATGGCGGAATCATCAGTATGCTGATGGATGAAGTGGCAGGCTGGGTCATCAACCGCAAACTGCAGACCACCGGCGTGACGATGCAGCTCAACGTGAAGTACAAGAAGCCTGTGATGACTACCGATTCTCAGATTACGGTGCGTGGTCACATCGCCAGTCAGCGCCGCAACATCGTTACCATCCACCTGACCCTGGAGAACTCCAAAGGCGAGGTTTGTGATGAGGGCGAAGCTGTCTATTTTACTTTCGGACCAGACAAAGCCAGGGAAATGGGGTTCGATGGCTGCAAGATAGAAGGGGAGGAATAG
- a CDS encoding carbohydrate porin has translation MKRIIFIILGSINICLAYAQSFNGQYISEWQWDMNKNTNLINQLRLELSVPIGKGKDSFEVATLHVAKTNDGIIDDWQGFSNIDADNNFAMLAVLGYMHEWNSGHLFVGVRNVNEDFFTSDVTALFQNSSEGIFPTVASSYPIANYPYSGLTLYFDVTKGGWTFRNSLYNGAGYNGWKAHDNPFLVRPKKDGIFNMSQLEYEHKGGKYFAGAAVHTRQYPINEDGEMVSADESKGKTTCGWWIYGEQSVWKAGDRNISCMVQYSENTSHQNACYRYAELGGAYQDEKNECGLSGQYARFQQGSEYSLEVTWKRQLTESISLQPSFQYIKNDNGDFTALSARLYVSF, from the coding sequence ATGAAGAGAATTATTTTTATTATTTTAGGCAGCATCAATATTTGCCTTGCTTATGCACAGAGCTTTAACGGACAATATATTTCTGAATGGCAATGGGACATGAACAAAAATACGAATCTGATCAATCAGCTGAGATTGGAACTGAGTGTACCGATAGGAAAAGGAAAGGATTCGTTCGAGGTGGCTACGCTGCATGTGGCAAAGACCAATGATGGCATTATTGATGACTGGCAGGGATTTTCTAACATAGATGCAGACAATAACTTCGCCATGCTTGCCGTGCTGGGCTACATGCACGAGTGGAATTCGGGCCATCTGTTTGTGGGTGTGAGAAACGTGAACGAGGATTTCTTCACCTCTGATGTTACGGCACTTTTCCAGAACAGTTCTGAGGGAATCTTTCCTACGGTTGCTTCCAGCTATCCGATAGCCAACTATCCGTATTCAGGCTTGACCCTTTACTTTGATGTAACCAAGGGAGGATGGACTTTCAGAAACAGTCTGTATAATGGTGCGGGATATAATGGCTGGAAAGCCCACGACAATCCTTTCCTGGTTCGCCCGAAGAAGGATGGAATCTTCAACATGTCGCAGTTGGAGTATGAACATAAAGGTGGAAAATATTTTGCGGGTGCTGCCGTCCATACCCGTCAATATCCAATCAACGAGGATGGCGAAATGGTTTCTGCCGATGAATCCAAGGGCAAAACAACCTGTGGCTGGTGGATTTACGGAGAGCAGAGCGTTTGGAAGGCTGGCGACAGGAACATTTCGTGCATGGTGCAATATTCCGAGAACACCAGTCATCAAAATGCCTGCTACCGATACGCAGAGTTGGGCGGCGCCTATCAGGACGAAAAGAACGAGTGCGGATTGTCTGGCCAGTACGCCCGCTTCCAGCAGGGTTCGGAATATTCGCTGGAAGTAACGTGGAAAAGACAGCTGACGGAATCCATTTCCCTTCAGCCATCGTTCCAGTACATCAAAAACGACAATGGAGATTTCACGGCACTCAGTGCCCGACTCTATGTCAGTTTCTAA
- a CDS encoding ATP-binding protein, whose product MNENIESVKKYNLWFGNTIDCGFPRPLYTESVASYLGSKVVKVLTGQRRVGKSYILRQTAMHLVQQGVSSNNIVFINRELTAFDFIENYKDLDNFIRLYREELKPEGRIYIFIDEVQDIDGWERVVNSLSQDYTEDYEIFITGSNSKMFSGELSTLLSGRYVEFHIFPLSYEEYASIHQLPAGRVSYLQYMADGGYPELVHFQSSDV is encoded by the coding sequence ATGAACGAAAATATAGAATCAGTAAAGAAGTATAATCTTTGGTTTGGCAACACCATCGATTGCGGTTTTCCCCGTCCGCTTTATACCGAAAGTGTCGCTTCGTATCTTGGCAGCAAGGTTGTGAAGGTACTTACGGGACAGCGACGTGTGGGAAAAAGTTATATATTGCGTCAAACAGCCATGCATCTTGTGCAGCAGGGTGTCAGTAGCAATAATATTGTCTTTATCAACCGTGAACTAACAGCGTTTGATTTTATAGAGAACTATAAAGATTTGGATAATTTTATTCGTTTGTACCGGGAGGAATTGAAACCTGAAGGACGAATTTATATCTTTATAGATGAAGTGCAGGATATTGATGGTTGGGAACGTGTAGTCAACTCGCTGTCTCAAGATTATACTGAAGATTACGAGATATTTATCACAGGTTCTAATTCTAAGATGTTCTCTGGAGAATTATCTACTCTTCTATCTGGTAGATATGTGGAATTTCACATATTCCCGTTGTCTTACGAGGAATATGCGAGTATTCATCAGCTTCCTGCCGGCAGAGTGAGTTATTTGCAGTATATGGCGGATGGTGGTTATCCTGAACTTGTGCATTTCCAGTCTTCCGATGTATAG
- a CDS encoding ThiF family adenylyltransferase, which yields MGDRITTMEQGMQRRTELLLGKDNLEKLQSARVLIFGIGGVGSWCAEGLLRSGVRNITIVDSDRVCVTNCNRQLMATSRTIGEVKVDALRERLLEINPNANITAYQKIYQAETADEFHMEEYDFIIDAIDSLKDKADLILRATALPKEITFISSMGAALRRDPFKVRKAEFWKVEGDPLAKALRKKFKKNKSFPRRKFQCVYSEETPMKNMGVNKACGTGGCLCPKAKLLSGERGTDTAVYDAPGDQSLVEHEWCSTKAQINGSLCHITATFGMAIAGMVINHIID from the coding sequence ATGGGAGACAGAATAACAACAATGGAGCAAGGAATGCAGCGACGCACAGAACTGCTCTTAGGAAAGGATAATCTGGAGAAATTACAGTCGGCACGTGTGCTCATCTTCGGTATTGGAGGTGTGGGCTCTTGGTGTGCCGAGGGACTTTTGCGCAGCGGCGTGCGCAACATCACTATCGTGGACAGCGACCGTGTCTGCGTAACCAACTGCAACCGCCAGCTGATGGCAACAAGCCGTACCATCGGAGAAGTAAAGGTGGATGCACTGCGCGAACGACTGCTGGAGATCAATCCCAATGCCAACATCACGGCTTATCAGAAAATCTATCAGGCTGAGACTGCCGACGAATTCCACATGGAGGAATATGACTTCATCATAGACGCCATCGACTCACTCAAGGATAAGGCCGACCTGATACTCCGGGCCACTGCTCTTCCAAAGGAAATCACATTCATATCTTCTATGGGTGCTGCTCTCCGTCGCGACCCGTTCAAGGTCAGGAAGGCAGAGTTCTGGAAAGTAGAAGGTGATCCTTTAGCCAAAGCCTTGCGTAAAAAATTCAAGAAGAACAAATCCTTCCCTCGCCGCAAATTTCAATGCGTATATAGCGAGGAAACACCGATGAAGAATATGGGTGTAAACAAAGCCTGCGGAACAGGCGGGTGCCTATGTCCTAAAGCGAAACTTCTCAGCGGAGAACGGGGAACAGACACTGCCGTCTATGACGCTCCTGGCGATCAGAGTCTTGTAGAACATGAATGGTGCTCTACCAAGGCGCAGATCAATGGTTCACTCTGCCACATCACCGCTACTTTCGGTATGGCAATTGCAGGTATGGTAATCAATCACATCATCGATTGA
- a CDS encoding DUF4112 domain-containing protein: MKSSRRQQAQADLGMDFAKEDQKREAALAKEQARADKKAAKREKMMNMPSYRLMVGTAKYMDKYFLDPILGFVLPAGIGDALSSVLAFSFIYYSLCVVKSIPLTLAVIYNILMDVLIGAIPFYIGDVLDVFKRSYVENLKLITGYIEDDKEIINKVNKKAFWTAVFIVVLCWLIYVVISWSIRLGTMVWDWIVSLF; encoded by the coding sequence ATGAAAAGTTCAAGAAGACAGCAAGCCCAGGCTGATTTGGGTATGGATTTCGCAAAGGAAGATCAAAAGCGAGAGGCTGCTCTTGCCAAAGAACAGGCGAGGGCTGATAAAAAAGCTGCAAAGCGTGAGAAGATGATGAATATGCCATCATATCGTCTGATGGTAGGTACGGCGAAGTATATGGACAAGTATTTCTTGGATCCTATCCTTGGTTTCGTCCTTCCTGCCGGTATCGGTGATGCTTTGTCGAGCGTGTTAGCATTCTCGTTCATCTATTATAGTCTGTGTGTGGTTAAGTCTATTCCGCTGACATTGGCTGTCATCTATAACATCTTGATGGATGTGCTGATAGGAGCCATACCTTTCTATATTGGTGATGTGCTGGATGTATTCAAGCGTTCGTATGTTGAAAACTTGAAGTTGATTACAGGCTATATCGAGGATGACAAGGAGATTATCAACAAGGTGAACAAGAAGGCTTTCTGGACGGCTGTGTTCATTGTCGTGCTTTGCTGGTTGATTTATGTGGTAATTTCGTGGTCCATTCGCTTGGGAACCATGGTTTGGGATTGGATAGTTTCATTGTTCTAA
- a CDS encoding radical SAM/SPASM domain-containing protein, with protein MIDRCYIEITNTCNLNCDFCPKHQRKKRQLTAEEFDLLTDKVSGKVCFLYFHLMGEPLLHPLLPQFIQTARAKGFKTVLTSNGTLLDRAMNLLETLPHKIQLSLHSHESNAKGELSTYMDQVMQFSTQAAQNGTCMVLRLWNQGGRDKENEMVMEYIEKYVPKPWKERPDGFRLCDNLYLEFDRKFEWPDTEKKESENPEVFCKALFKQIGILSDGSLVPCCLDHNGDIILGNLFHQSLGEILSSPRAQAMIEGFKHHTATESLCRNCESALVRNSFRGKKRS; from the coding sequence ATGATAGATCGTTGCTATATAGAAATAACAAACACATGTAATCTCAATTGTGATTTCTGCCCAAAACATCAGAGGAAGAAAAGACAATTGACGGCAGAGGAATTTGACCTTCTCACAGATAAAGTAAGTGGGAAGGTTTGTTTTCTGTATTTCCATCTCATGGGCGAACCATTGCTTCATCCACTTTTACCGCAGTTTATACAGACTGCAAGAGCCAAAGGTTTTAAAACTGTACTCACATCTAATGGCACACTACTAGATAGAGCGATGAATCTACTCGAAACCTTACCTCACAAAATACAATTGTCGCTCCATTCACATGAAAGTAATGCGAAGGGCGAGTTATCTACCTATATGGATCAGGTAATGCAATTCTCCACTCAAGCTGCTCAGAATGGCACATGTATGGTACTTCGTCTTTGGAATCAAGGAGGTAGAGACAAAGAAAACGAAATGGTCATGGAATATATAGAAAAATATGTACCCAAACCATGGAAGGAGCGCCCAGATGGTTTCAGACTTTGCGACAATCTCTATTTAGAATTTGACAGAAAGTTTGAATGGCCAGATACAGAGAAAAAAGAGTCTGAAAACCCGGAAGTTTTTTGTAAAGCATTATTTAAGCAGATAGGAATTCTATCTGATGGAAGTCTGGTACCATGCTGTTTAGACCACAATGGCGACATCATTCTTGGCAATCTCTTCCATCAATCCTTAGGAGAAATCCTCTCATCCCCACGAGCGCAGGCTATGATAGAAGGTTTCAAGCATCATACAGCCACTGAATCTCTCTGCAGAAATTGTGAGTCCGCCTTAGTTCGCAACAGTTTCAGGGGTAAAAAGCGTTCTTGA
- a CDS encoding response regulator transcription factor: MNKIKVLLVEDETSLAMILSDTLEAQGFEMRTAHDGEEGLRMFDDQKPDVLVADVMMPKMDGFEMVRRIRKTDSRTPVLFLTARSAVNDVVEGFELGGNDYLKKPFAIQELIVRIKSLCHRASVGNISSEEQEGGNVSPDNPDAADQWLSIGRYRLNVTSQILQLDGKDTELSHRESEILRMLVESKNNVVESKDILLKLWGDDSFFNSRSLHVFITKLRHKLSADENIRIINVRGIGYKMIC, from the coding sequence ATGAATAAGATAAAAGTATTACTGGTAGAAGACGAAACATCCTTGGCGATGATTCTGAGCGACACCTTGGAGGCGCAGGGCTTCGAGATGCGCACGGCGCATGATGGCGAAGAGGGGCTTCGTATGTTTGATGACCAGAAGCCTGATGTGCTGGTTGCGGATGTGATGATGCCCAAGATGGATGGTTTCGAGATGGTGCGCCGTATCCGCAAGACGGATTCCCGTACCCCTGTGCTTTTCCTCACGGCTCGTTCGGCGGTGAATGATGTGGTAGAGGGATTTGAATTGGGTGGCAATGATTATCTGAAGAAGCCGTTTGCCATCCAGGAACTCATCGTCCGCATCAAGTCGCTTTGTCATCGGGCTTCTGTAGGAAATATTTCTTCTGAAGAACAGGAAGGGGGGAATGTTTCTCCTGATAATCCGGATGCTGCTGATCAATGGCTCTCCATCGGTCGTTATCGCCTGAATGTTACCAGTCAGATTCTGCAGTTGGATGGTAAAGATACAGAACTGTCACATCGTGAATCAGAAATCCTTCGCATGCTTGTGGAGAGCAAGAACAATGTGGTAGAGAGCAAGGATATTCTCCTGAAACTTTGGGGTGATGACAGCTTTTTCAATTCCCGCAGTCTCCATGTTTTCATCACCAAGCTCCGCCACAAGTTATCTGCCGATGAAAATATCAGAATCATCAATGTGAGGGGAATTGGGTATAAAATGATTTGCTAG
- a CDS encoding sensor histidine kinase, with amino-acid sequence MKLHLKYIVTLVITALVCIFAYQTYWLVGLYQSQEKEVEAKIKGGMEYAHFMEMKKRIERLRNDDKGPHRQLTGTVAFSMDEDDDIDQKVKVKKVRGGKIVQSVQTTFTKQEKRSEDDKDQELMMMMSGKLATMVQQALFGKLNEIAKPDINDYDSAWVAKMLSDSLLVSDKVHPLPHQILLLAGKKVLAKVTTKGYVPSANAKQYQYVVCNEGEANEEKYVLSLEPLTMTVFSQMAGILATSLFIMLILAFVFWFLIHTMLKQKTLDEMKSDFTNNITHELKTPIAVAYAATDSLLNYGILQHPDKARKYLTIAQKQLQTLSGLVEQILSMSMERRKSMLLNIVEVPMKEVIEPLISQHQLKVKSEVRTDKKVNVSLSVEPENLMVHADRMHFSNIVSNLIDNAIKYSEDSVKIEIKAFQKAEDEVLVSVSDNGIGIAHDKLPYIFDKFYRVTDGNKYTVKGYGLGLFYVKSLMEKMGGSVSVESEPGKGSCFTLHFLKGKKVKK; translated from the coding sequence ATGAAGTTACATCTTAAATACATAGTTACGCTTGTCATCACGGCTTTGGTCTGCATCTTCGCATATCAGACCTATTGGCTCGTGGGGCTTTATCAGTCTCAGGAAAAGGAGGTTGAAGCGAAAATTAAGGGTGGAATGGAGTACGCTCACTTCATGGAGATGAAGAAGCGAATCGAACGATTGCGCAATGATGATAAAGGGCCTCATAGACAACTGACGGGTACTGTTGCTTTTTCTATGGATGAAGACGATGATATAGATCAAAAGGTAAAGGTGAAAAAGGTTCGTGGAGGAAAGATTGTTCAGTCTGTTCAAACAACTTTTACCAAGCAAGAGAAGCGTAGTGAAGATGACAAGGACCAGGAATTGATGATGATGATGTCGGGCAAGCTGGCAACTATGGTGCAACAAGCGCTGTTTGGCAAATTGAATGAAATCGCCAAACCAGACATCAATGACTATGACAGTGCATGGGTTGCCAAGATGCTTTCAGACAGTTTGTTGGTGAGTGACAAAGTTCATCCGCTTCCGCATCAGATTCTGCTTTTAGCAGGAAAGAAGGTTTTGGCGAAAGTGACGACGAAGGGGTATGTGCCTTCTGCCAATGCCAAGCAATACCAATATGTGGTTTGTAATGAGGGGGAGGCGAATGAGGAGAAATATGTCCTTAGCCTAGAGCCGCTTACGATGACTGTGTTCAGCCAGATGGCAGGTATCCTTGCCACATCGCTCTTCATCATGCTCATCCTGGCTTTCGTCTTCTGGTTCCTGATTCATACGATGCTCAAGCAGAAGACGCTTGATGAGATGAAAAGTGATTTCACCAATAATATCACGCACGAATTGAAGACTCCGATAGCCGTAGCCTATGCTGCCACCGACTCCCTGCTGAACTACGGAATACTCCAGCATCCTGATAAGGCGCGCAAGTATCTCACCATCGCCCAGAAGCAGTTGCAGACGCTCAGCGGATTGGTGGAACAGATTCTGTCGATGAGTATGGAACGACGGAAATCGATGCTTCTCAATATCGTGGAAGTTCCAATGAAGGAGGTGATTGAACCATTAATCTCCCAGCATCAGCTGAAAGTGAAATCAGAAGTAAGAACGGATAAAAAAGTAAATGTTTCGTTGTCTGTAGAACCGGAAAATCTGATGGTTCATGCCGACCGGATGCATTTCTCAAACATCGTGAGCAATCTCATAGACAATGCTATCAAGTATTCTGAAGATAGCGTGAAGATAGAAATCAAGGCTTTCCAAAAAGCTGAGGATGAAGTGCTGGTTTCCGTATCAGATAATGGAATCGGTATTGCCCACGATAAATTGCCTTATATTTTCGACAAGTTCTATCGGGTGACGGATGGCAATAAATATACGGTTAAGGGCTATGGTCTCGGCCTTTTCTATGTCAAGAGCCTGATGGAGAAAATGGGCGGTTCTGTTTCCGTAGAAAGCGAGCCGGGAAAAGGAAGCTGCTTCACCCTGCATTTTCTTAAAGGTAAAAAGGTAAAAAAGTAA
- a CDS encoding outer membrane beta-barrel protein, with product MKRLVILSACLAISLADWAQGNRNDSLRMDSIIHSLPDVMVKGNRPIVKVKGATLTYDLPQLIKNHPVDNAYEAIKQLPGVSEQDDALTLNAQSVTVMIDGKATTMTSEQLYSLLKTIPTSRIANAEVVYSAPARYQVKGQVINLLLKHNTGFHSLQGEFFGGYTHQNRNSYTERASLLFTNKKWEIDMLYSFGHGKRYYYYENEFAHTLTDGTSYAFSTHSGNIKRHLNHNIRLGINYHLAKDHQLSFAYTSQLNNTRGTSKDDGDFTSLLRIHAKSQFHNFRLDYSTPFGFSAGAEYTYYNSPDEQWLKSSLYDEIYDITSQQRIDKWHAYLKQEHDLGKDWGLNYGINYTTSRDKSSQENNNKSSDGNTIQTEDQMCFYIGASKSFGQKLTMEASLMEEYYHTPIWDEWNLFPTLSITYLPKAGHIIQFDLDYDRDYPTYWSVKNFTTYNAGGYGKIVGNPTLKPSRELSLSLTYILHSRYVASLFFNNSKDEFRQLPYQSDKKKEMEYKHVNFDHVNQVGLMLTAPINIGNWWQNRLTFTGVYQNDKNSHFYDLPFDRSKWFCQAQWNGTFLFGKHVLLNLDASVHTDAIQGIIDIPASGYLNAALTWKPLKDDKFQLKAYCNDIFETGDNHLHDTYRGQHVINNMYFGRIIGLSLTYRFGGYKAKQHEEVDTSRFGK from the coding sequence ATGAAAAGATTGGTTATATTAAGCGCTTGCCTGGCCATCAGTCTTGCCGACTGGGCACAAGGAAACAGAAATGATTCCCTGAGAATGGACAGCATTATCCATTCCCTCCCCGATGTGATGGTAAAAGGCAACCGACCTATCGTAAAGGTAAAAGGGGCGACATTGACCTATGACCTGCCTCAACTCATCAAAAACCATCCGGTGGATAATGCCTATGAAGCCATCAAGCAACTGCCTGGCGTGAGTGAACAAGATGATGCCTTGACCCTCAACGCCCAATCCGTAACCGTGATGATAGACGGCAAGGCTACCACCATGACGAGCGAGCAGCTTTATTCGCTTCTGAAAACGATTCCTACCAGCCGCATCGCAAACGCTGAAGTTGTCTATTCAGCCCCAGCCCGCTATCAGGTAAAGGGACAAGTCATCAACCTTCTGCTGAAGCACAACACAGGCTTTCACTCCCTGCAAGGCGAGTTCTTCGGCGGCTACACCCACCAGAACCGCAACAGTTACACAGAGCGCGCCTCCTTGCTCTTCACCAACAAGAAATGGGAAATAGACATGCTCTATTCTTTCGGTCATGGCAAGAGATATTATTACTATGAAAATGAGTTTGCCCACACCTTGACTGATGGCACTTCCTATGCCTTCTCTACACATAGCGGCAATATCAAACGTCATCTCAACCACAACATCCGACTGGGAATCAACTATCATCTGGCAAAGGATCATCAGCTCAGCTTTGCCTACACCTCACAACTCAATAACACGAGAGGAACTTCAAAGGATGATGGCGATTTCACATCCCTTCTCAGAATCCATGCCAAGAGTCAGTTTCACAATTTCCGCCTGGATTACTCTACCCCATTCGGCTTCTCGGCAGGAGCAGAATACACCTATTATAATTCACCGGATGAACAATGGCTGAAAAGCAGTCTCTACGATGAGATTTACGACATCACAAGCCAGCAACGAATCGACAAATGGCACGCTTACCTCAAGCAGGAACACGACTTAGGAAAAGACTGGGGCTTGAACTACGGCATCAATTACACCACATCAAGAGACAAGAGTTCGCAGGAAAACAACAACAAGTCTTCTGATGGCAACACCATTCAAACCGAAGACCAAATGTGTTTCTACATCGGAGCCAGCAAGTCGTTCGGTCAAAAACTCACGATGGAAGCATCGCTCATGGAAGAATATTACCACACCCCAATTTGGGATGAGTGGAACCTCTTCCCTACACTCTCCATCACCTATCTTCCAAAAGCTGGACACATCATCCAATTCGACTTGGATTACGACAGAGACTACCCTACCTATTGGTCGGTGAAGAACTTCACCACCTATAATGCGGGCGGATATGGAAAGATTGTAGGAAACCCGACGTTGAAGCCTTCACGAGAGCTCAGCCTCTCGCTTACCTATATTCTGCACAGCAGATACGTGGCAAGTCTCTTCTTCAACAACTCGAAAGATGAATTTCGTCAGCTTCCTTACCAGAGCGACAAGAAGAAGGAGATGGAATACAAGCATGTCAACTTCGACCATGTAAACCAGGTAGGCTTGATGCTCACAGCCCCAATCAACATAGGCAACTGGTGGCAGAATCGCCTTACCTTCACTGGCGTATATCAGAACGACAAGAATTCCCATTTCTATGATCTTCCATTCGACCGCAGCAAATGGTTCTGTCAAGCCCAGTGGAACGGCACTTTTCTCTTTGGCAAGCATGTGCTTCTCAACCTCGATGCTTCCGTCCATACCGACGCCATCCAAGGAATCATCGACATCCCAGCCTCAGGCTATCTCAACGCAGCCCTCACCTGGAAGCCTCTCAAGGATGACAAGTTCCAGCTGAAAGCCTACTGCAACGACATCTTCGAGACAGGCGACAACCATCTGCACGACACCTACCGAGGTCAGCACGTCATCAACAACATGTACTTCGGCAGAATCATAGGCCTCTCCCTCACCTATCGTTTCGGCGGCTACAAGGCCAAGCAGCATGAAGAAGTAGATACTTCCAGATTCGGGAAATAA